The genomic window CTCCTAGTGACAATCCAAAAAAGTATATTTCAGTTTTTCCTTGCGACTTTAAAAAATCTAACGCTTCTTCAGCTTGTTTCCACCAATTGGCGGGTCCGCCTTTTTCAATAATATCTAAAGGTTCGCGAGTCCCGTGTCCGGCAAACATTGGCGCATAAGCTGAATAGCCATTGCGTTCTAAAAATCTGCCCAACAGTCGCATATCGTTTGGAGTTCCCGATAATGAGTGCAACAAAACGACTGCCTTAGGTCCATTATCAAAATAAAAAGGTTTAGGTGCAATTATTTTCATCAAAATTACTCCTTATAACAAAAAACCTCCTGAGATTCTTCAGGAGGATGACTTGTCTAGTGAGATGATAAATATACTAAAACTAGTGATAAAGCGAAGAATAGTACTAGAAGCACATAAGTAACTTTAACCATGAAAGCTTCAAATCCACGCTTCTTTTGGTTGTTAAATAAGTCTCCACCACCACCTGATAGAGCGTTCAAAGCATCTTGTTGCTTTGTA from Companilactobacillus sp. includes these protein-coding regions:
- the secG gene encoding preprotein translocase subunit SecG, which codes for MYNLFEVLLIIVSVLIIIAVLMQPTKQQDALNALSGGGGDLFNNQKKRGFEAFMVKVTYVLLVLFFALSLVLVYLSSH